In Calditrichota bacterium, the genomic window CCCCATGATCCCGGAACGCCTTGCCAAAGGCATTGCTTACTTGCAGGAGCGTGGCTTCAAGGTGATCCAGGGGGAACACGTGTACGCACAACGCGGCTACCTGGCAGGGACCGACCAGGAGCGCGCCGAGGACCTCAATCGCATGTTCGCCGACCCTGAGGTGAAGGCGGTGTTCTGCTCACGCGGTGGCTACGGGGTGTCGCGTCTGCTTGAGCGCATCGACTACCAGGCCTTGCGAGCAAACCCGAAGATTTTTGTGGGATATAGCGACTTGACCGCCCTTGAGCTGGCCATTTGGCAGGAGGTCGGCCTGGTCACATTTTCCGGGCCAATGGTGGCCGTGGAGATGGGCAAGGGCATCCACCCGTTCACCGAGGAGCACTTCTGGCGAATGCTCACGGCTACAGACGCCAATGGGCCGTTACCCCACCCAGAAGGGCAGGCTCTCACCTGCCTGCGCCCTGGCAGGGCACGCGGGCGGCTGCTGGGCGGCTGTCTCTCGCTCATTGCGCCGCTCATGGGGACGCCCTTCATGCCCGATCTGGAAGGTGCCATTCTCGTGCTTGAGGACATCGACGAGGAAGTCTATCGCATCGATCGCTACTTTGCGCAGTTCCGCAGCGCGGGAATTCTCGACCGCATTGCCGGACTGGTATTCGGCACTTTCATCAACTGGGAGCCGAGCGAAACTGACAAGCCCTTTCTGACCTTAGAACAGGTCATCGATGACTATGTGAGCGACTTGCCGATACCGGTGGTTGCAGGCCTCGCCTATGGACACGGCGAGGCCAAAGTGACCCTGCCCATCGGTGTGGAGGCGGAGCTCGATGCTGATCAGGGGACGCTGAGCATAGTCGAACCTGCGGTGGCGTAGACTGCTTGCTCTGGAGGGAGCGACCATGCCCCA contains:
- a CDS encoding LD-carboxypeptidase, with product MNPIRPPRLRPGDTIGIVTPASPMIPERLAKGIAYLQERGFKVIQGEHVYAQRGYLAGTDQERAEDLNRMFADPEVKAVFCSRGGYGVSRLLERIDYQALRANPKIFVGYSDLTALELAIWQEVGLVTFSGPMVAVEMGKGIHPFTEEHFWRMLTATDANGPLPHPEGQALTCLRPGRARGRLLGGCLSLIAPLMGTPFMPDLEGAILVLEDIDEEVYRIDRYFAQFRSAGILDRIAGLVFGTFINWEPSETDKPFLTLEQVIDDYVSDLPIPVVAGLAYGHGEAKVTLPIGVEAELDADQGTLSIVEPAVA